In a genomic window of Blastocatellia bacterium:
- a CDS encoding TIR domain-containing protein, with amino-acid sequence MQTKLPDKSLSYNAFISYSRYNIDFARALEKALNNFKVPKGLASASRTSMRLRVFRDESDFSGADYYKAVNHHLTASAKLIVLCSPEARQSPYVNDEIRRFRSTRGAEGIIPVLVAGIPNNEAKPGLESQLAFPEALCEALEMPLAASYLGFDVKRDRLDKGIFYSSWYLLLANILDVNRADIEQRIRKRRVRVLAITVSVVSLVIALLTVALVVALISRKQAITQRQIAQENEARSRRLYYDTTISLAGKEFEGENPTRGYELLDTFLPKADTDDWRPERGFDWYYLWRLHHQEDATLRGHAGAVNAVAFSPDGRLLATGGEDDLVRVWDVARRQEVTTLKGHTDHISSLRFSPDGKGLASGGWDGTIKLWQVQDWQAVGSINAHNDAVCAIAFSPDGKQLVSGGGDKLVKVWDVKSGRDVGQFSGHQDTVWSVAYSPDGRHIASGSWDKTVKVWDVGRRRLDFTYAGHQDAISTVAFSPDGRWVASGSWDETIQLWGVDNQQRLVTFKGHHDHINALAYSPDGGRLVSGGNDRTVKVWDIKSKQELVTLVGHRGFVRSLAFSPDGKSMASGGDDAAVKLWHIDEDRKKVVLDGHTGGILSVEFFPDKEWLVSGGEDEAVRVWDLTVGREVGILRGHQFHVTALACSPDGKSVVSGSLDGTIRLWDISKMQEVMTLGDHLGAVNAVHYSPDGTQVASGGADKMIRLWDVNKGEEVASLKGHRESVEAVKYSPDGKYLASGSIDGTVKLWEVSTRQEVATLTGHQSAVNAVAFSPDGRTLASGSSDKTIKLWDVATHQERATLRGHAGFVVTVAFSADGKRLASGSWDKTIRLWDVNTGLEIRTLKENQNVSNAVVFSPRRNLMASGGRDKVVMLWRGASDAEAQEQRDVN; translated from the coding sequence ATGCAGACCAAGTTACCTGACAAGAGCCTCTCTTATAACGCTTTTATCAGCTACTCCCGTTACAACATTGACTTCGCACGCGCGCTAGAAAAAGCATTGAACAATTTCAAGGTCCCTAAGGGCCTGGCCTCCGCTAGCCGGACGTCAATGCGGTTACGAGTTTTCCGGGATGAGAGTGATTTTTCCGGGGCTGACTACTATAAAGCGGTTAATCATCACCTTACCGCATCCGCGAAACTGATCGTTCTCTGCTCACCGGAAGCCCGCCAGAGCCCCTACGTAAACGACGAGATACGCCGCTTCCGGAGCACCCGCGGCGCTGAAGGCATCATCCCCGTCCTGGTGGCTGGTATTCCGAACAATGAGGCAAAGCCGGGCCTGGAGTCCCAGCTGGCCTTCCCGGAGGCACTATGTGAGGCACTGGAGATGCCGCTCGCCGCCAGCTACCTGGGCTTTGACGTCAAGCGGGACAGGCTCGACAAAGGGATCTTCTATAGTTCCTGGTACCTCCTGCTGGCCAATATACTGGACGTCAACCGCGCAGACATTGAGCAGCGCATAAGAAAGCGACGAGTCCGTGTCCTCGCCATTACGGTAAGCGTAGTTAGCCTGGTCATCGCCCTGCTGACCGTCGCGCTGGTGGTCGCGCTGATCTCACGCAAACAAGCCATCACGCAGCGGCAGATTGCCCAAGAAAATGAGGCCCGCTCTCGCCGGCTGTATTACGACACGACCATCAGCCTCGCCGGTAAAGAGTTTGAGGGAGAAAACCCCACCAGGGGGTATGAACTACTGGATACCTTCCTGCCGAAGGCCGACACCGACGATTGGCGGCCCGAACGAGGTTTTGATTGGTATTACTTATGGCGGCTCCATCATCAGGAAGACGCGACCTTGCGAGGTCACGCCGGGGCGGTGAATGCGGTCGCCTTTTCCCCTGATGGCAGGCTCCTGGCTACGGGCGGAGAAGACGACCTGGTGAGAGTCTGGGACGTGGCCCGCAGACAGGAGGTCACAACCTTGAAGGGGCATACGGACCACATCAGCTCCCTGAGGTTCTCGCCTGATGGCAAAGGACTCGCCAGCGGTGGCTGGGACGGAACAATTAAGCTCTGGCAGGTGCAGGACTGGCAGGCGGTGGGATCAATCAACGCCCACAATGATGCGGTGTGCGCCATCGCCTTTTCGCCGGACGGGAAGCAGCTTGTCAGCGGGGGAGGCGACAAGCTGGTCAAAGTGTGGGACGTGAAGAGCGGACGGGATGTTGGGCAGTTTAGTGGGCACCAGGATACGGTCTGGTCGGTCGCCTACTCTCCGGACGGAAGACACATCGCCAGCGGAAGCTGGGATAAAACGGTGAAAGTGTGGGACGTAGGGCGGAGACGGCTTGACTTCACCTACGCCGGTCATCAGGACGCCATCAGTACGGTCGCCTTCTCTCCGGACGGAAGGTGGGTCGCCAGTGGTAGTTGGGATGAGACGATACAGTTATGGGGCGTCGATAACCAGCAACGCCTGGTCACGTTCAAAGGGCATCACGACCACATCAACGCTCTGGCCTACTCACCAGACGGGGGACGGCTGGTCAGCGGCGGTAATGACCGGACTGTCAAAGTCTGGGACATTAAATCTAAGCAAGAACTGGTGACACTGGTGGGGCACAGGGGATTTGTTCGCTCGCTCGCCTTTTCGCCTGACGGCAAATCAATGGCCAGTGGGGGCGACGACGCGGCGGTTAAGCTCTGGCACATTGACGAAGACCGCAAGAAGGTCGTTCTGGATGGGCATACAGGCGGCATTCTTTCCGTAGAGTTTTTCCCCGACAAAGAATGGCTGGTCAGCGGCGGAGAGGATGAGGCGGTCAGGGTCTGGGATTTAACGGTTGGCCGGGAGGTCGGCATATTGAGAGGCCACCAATTCCATGTGACCGCATTGGCTTGCTCCCCTGACGGGAAGAGTGTTGTCAGTGGCAGCTTGGATGGCACTATAAGACTGTGGGACATAAGTAAAATGCAGGAGGTGATGACTTTGGGCGATCATCTAGGGGCAGTGAATGCAGTGCATTACTCTCCTGACGGCACCCAGGTGGCGAGCGGGGGTGCCGACAAAATGATCAGGCTGTGGGACGTAAATAAGGGGGAGGAAGTAGCTAGCCTCAAGGGGCATCGGGAGAGCGTGGAGGCGGTAAAATACTCCCCGGATGGTAAGTATCTGGCATCGGGGAGCATCGACGGGACGGTGAAGCTATGGGAGGTGAGCACGCGGCAGGAAGTGGCAACCCTGACGGGACATCAGAGCGCGGTCAACGCAGTAGCTTTTTCTCCTGACGGTCGAACCCTGGCGAGCGGCAGCAGTGACAAAACCATTAAGCTGTGGGATGTGGCGACCCACCAGGAAAGAGCAACCTTGAGAGGACATGCGGGGTTTGTGGTTACCGTTGCATTCTCAGCGGATGGGAAGAGACTGGCAAGTGGCAGTTGGGACAAGACGATCAGGCTGTGGGATGTCAATACCGGCCTGGAGATCAGGACTCTCAAAGAGAATCAGAATGTCAGCAATGCCGTGGTATTCTCGCCAAGGAGGAACCTCATGGCCAGTGGCGGCAGGGACAAGGTGGTGATGTTGTGGCGAGGCGCGAGTGATGCTGAGGCCCAAGAGCAGAGGGATGTCAATTGA